The Campylobacter concisus sequence TTCAGCGAGAATCGGAATTTGCTGCTATCACAACAAAGGGTAGTGGTGATAGCATTTGTTACGCTTATATGGCAGGAGAGAATTTAGATATTAGTGGATTTGCAAGTGTTTATAACAAAGAAGATATACTTTTTTCATACACTTTTGAGGGCACGTTAGACAAAAAAGAGTCCAAAATGCAAAAAATTAATGAATTGTATGTTAGTAGAAGTTTCTTGGATGCTAATGGTGGCGAGGAAAAATCAAAAGTGATTAGTGGAGAGATAATCAAGCTATATGGTTCTCATAAGCTAAAATTTATAAGAGATATTTTGAGTAAAGAGTGTAGATGATAAAATTTAATAAAGGAGAAAAAATGAGAGCGTTGCTTAGCGTTAGCGATAAAGAGGGCATTGTAGAGTTTGCAAAGGGGCTGGAAGAGCTTGGCTGGCAGATACTTTCAACCGGTGGCACATTTAAGCTTTTAAAAGAAAATGGCATAAAAGCGACTGAGGTTAGTGAATTTACAGCTTCACCGGAGATGTTTGAGGGCAGGGTAAAGACGCTTCATCCAAAGATACATGGCGGTATCTTACACAAACGTGACGACGCTACACATGTGGCTCAGGCAAAAGAGCATGGCATCGAGGGTATTGACCTAGTTTGCGTAAATTTATATCCATTTAAAGAGACTACCATCAGGACTGATGACTTTGCTGAGATCATCGAAAATATCGATATCGGCGGCCCAGCTATGGTAAGAAGTGCTGCTAAAAACTTTAAAGACGTACTTATCGTTACAAGTGTGCTTGATTATGACGAAATTTTAAAGCGCCTAAGAGAAAAAAGTGATGATTTTGAGTTTAGAAGATCGCTGATGATAAAGGCTTACGAGCACACAGCGGCCTATGACAGCACGATCGCAAACTATATGAATGATAGATTTAATAGCGGTTTTGGCGATGCTAGATTTATTGTTGGCAACAAGGTTTTTGATACAAGATACGGCGAAAACCCTCACCAAAAAGGTGCGCTTTATGAGTTTAACTACTTCTTTTCAAACAACTTTAGAGCCCTAAAAGGCGAAGCTAGCTTTAACAACATGACTGATATAAATGGCGCTTTAATGCTTGCAACTAGTTTTGAAGACGCGCCAGCAGTGGCTATCATCAAGCACGCGAATCCTTGCGGCTTTGCGGTAAAAGATACTCTGCTTGAAAGCTACGTGGCAGCGCTTAAATGTGATCCGATATCAGCATATGGCGGTGTGGTAGCGATAA is a genomic window containing:
- the purH gene encoding bifunctional phosphoribosylaminoimidazolecarboxamide formyltransferase/IMP cyclohydrolase, producing the protein MRALLSVSDKEGIVEFAKGLEELGWQILSTGGTFKLLKENGIKATEVSEFTASPEMFEGRVKTLHPKIHGGILHKRDDATHVAQAKEHGIEGIDLVCVNLYPFKETTIRTDDFAEIIENIDIGGPAMVRSAAKNFKDVLIVTSVLDYDEILKRLREKSDDFEFRRSLMIKAYEHTAAYDSTIANYMNDRFNSGFGDARFIVGNKVFDTRYGENPHQKGALYEFNYFFSNNFRALKGEASFNNMTDINGALMLATSFEDAPAVAIIKHANPCGFAVKDTLLESYVAALKCDPISAYGGVVAINGTLDEELAKKINEIYVEVIIAANVDEAALKVFESKKRIKIFTQDNKFLVRADDKFDFKHIDGGFVFQERDFVKDEELENMKQMSKKHASGSELKDAQIAWKVAALTKSNCVVYVKDGAMVAIGMGMTSRVDAARAAVAKAKELEIDLNGCVLASEAFFPFRDSIDIASKVGVKCVIEPGGSIRDDEVIEAADEHGMSLYFTGVRHFLH